The Pelobates fuscus isolate aPelFus1 chromosome 2, aPelFus1.pri, whole genome shotgun sequence genome has a segment encoding these proteins:
- the COQ3 gene encoding ubiquinone biosynthesis O-methyltransferase, mitochondrial produces the protein MSFSLLSRLCAASPSRGAGSVRWLHRVYCSAAYQPCVPKKRLFTRDRSDPWRLSGFCKQLCPVGMMHTTSHTVDPLEMKKFQAWSSKWWDEEGVYSPLHAMNEIRVPFIRDILMSKDYNHDVGCPLAGVTLLDVGCGGGILSEPLGRLGAIVTGIDPLEDNIRTAELHKSYDPTLEHMIQYRSCSLEDIVDENKQYFDAVVASEVIEHVVDKELFIQNCFDLLKPGGSLIITTINKTKLSYALGIVVAEKIMGLVPEGTHDWEKFISPEELERILESNGYVVETLRGMLYNPLSGSWSWIEDTNINYAIHAVKTVAQKQSTDIGIEREWEKPKAAQAFA, from the exons ATGTCCTTCTCCCTGTTGAGCCGCCTGTGTGcagccagccccagcaggggagccGGGAGTGTGAGATGGCTGCACAGAGTGTACTGCTCCG CTGCTTATCAACCGTGTGTTCCAAAGAAGCGACTTTTTACCAGAGACAGAAGTGATCCATGGCGTTTGTCAGGCTTCTGCAAACAATT ATGTCCTGTTGGTATGATGCACACCACTTCACATACTGTAGATCCTCTGGAGATGAAGAAATTCCAGGCATGGTCATCAAAATGGTGGGATGAGGAAGGAGTCTACTCTCCCCTCCATGCAATGAATGAAATTCGTGTGCCCTTCATAAG AGACATCCTTATGAGCAAGGACTACAATCACGATGTTGGGTGTCCTCTGGCAGGTGTGACCCTCTTAGACGTTGGCTGTGGAGGAGGAATTTTGTCTGAG CCACTTGGTAGACTTGGAGCTATAGTTACAGGAATAGACCCTTTGGAGGATAACATTAGAACCGCAGAACTGCACAAATCCTATGATCCTACCCTTGAACACATGATACAGTACAGATCATGCTCATTGGAAGACATTGTGGATGAAAACAAGCAATATTTTGATGCCGTTGTAGCATCTGAAGTTATAGAACATGTGGTTGACAAGGAATTATTTATCCAGAACTGCTTCGATTTACTAAAG CCAGGTGGATCTCTTATTATTACAACTATCAACAAAACCAAGTTATCCTATGCTTTAGGTATAGTGGTAGCTGAGAAGATTATGGGCCTTGTCCCAGAGGGCACTCATGACTGGGAAAAATTTATCTCTCCAGAGGAATTGGAGCGGATTTTAGAATCAA ATGGTTATGTTGTAGAGACCCTAAGGGGAATGTTGTACAATCCACTGTCTGGTTCTTGGAGCTGGATCGAGGACACCAACATTAACTATGCCATCCATGCCGTAAAAACTGTTGCTCAGAAACAGTCTACAGATATAGGGATTGAGCGTGAGTGGGAGAAACCTAAGGCAGCACAAGCTTTTGCATGA